The Pocillopora verrucosa isolate sample1 chromosome 14, ASM3666991v2, whole genome shotgun sequence genome has a segment encoding these proteins:
- the LOC131785794 gene encoding transforming protein p54/c-ets-1-like, with amino-acid sequence MSDPVAIRVLIDDGTPRMSFPFRIHLSLTVFRLKQMIEAQEGFTVGEQDVFFHGNPLQDNLTLGQQGVMEDTQLDIRVNFQDIPSPTRKKGSTSTSEDCVVPDIDDEDNVFNFEQPRVPSDPRMWNKWEVMEWLKWATERYSIRDITADKFLMNGKGLCMLGVEGFLYRVPRGGDVLHGDFNKRVTAAVEQSRHMQSYLNPGASNFYYVY; translated from the exons ATGAGCGATCCTGTTGCCATTCG AGTTCTCATCGACGATGGCACGCCGCGAATGTCGTTTCCTTTCCGAATTCATCTTTCCTTAACGGTCTTCAGGCTGAAACAAATGATAGAGGCGCAAGAGGGTTTTACTGTTGGAGAACAAGATGTTTTCTTTCACGGAAATCCG CTTCAAGACAATCTCACATTAGGACAGCAGGGAGTTATGGAAGATACCCAACTTGATATTCGAGTTAATTTCCAAG ACATTCCGTCTCCAACAAGAAAGAAAGGTAGCACATCAACATCTGAAGATTGTGTCGTACCAGATAttgatgatgaagataatgTGTTTAACTTTGAACAGCCCAGAGTGCCATCTG ATCCAAGAATGTGGAATAAATGGGAAGTGATGGAATGGCTGAAATGGGCAACAGAGAGATACAGCATAAGGGATATAACAGCAGATAAGTTCTTGATGAATGGGAAAGGCCTGTGTATGCTTGGTGTGGAGGGGTTCCTCTATAGAGTTCCACGAGGCGGAGATGTTCTTCATGGTGATTTTAATAAACGGGTGACAGCAGCAGTGGAACAGTCACGCCATATGCAGAGCTATCTTAATCCTGGTGCATCAAACTTCTACTATGTGTATTGA